In the genome of Ctenopharyngodon idella isolate HZGC_01 chromosome 19, HZGC01, whole genome shotgun sequence, one region contains:
- the asb4 gene encoding ankyrin repeat and SOCS box protein 4 isoform X1: MSGPRAVLCLVEEDDRDLSRREAVNRLKTRFLEALTRNDAAEVAKILRTTSIDIDAVLDVEDRDMILASYKQGYWLPSYKLETSWAMGLHVCMMYNALESAVVLLQNGAAVNRKPNGKTPLHVACTVSNADCVGLLLEWGARINSMSLSGHTPLHYCISAESLDCAKHLILKGANVNMPSEENQDTPLHTAARFGIPELVALYIAHGADINAVNGYMETPLITASFWAMDIRERTYSSDHHLVCRILLDHNANVYLYEEDKKTALHKACWNCDHVLIQMLLEAGAETKAMDVNGCAAIQYLLKVTQIRPWAIPERCYQLLLNYGAARVYPPQFHKVLQACHEYPRAVEVMVNSYEHIKHTKKWRTAIPEAVYERHRNFYDSLFAVCTNNPRTLQHLARCAIRAALSKRCELGVQQLILPPSVKKYLLLEPVGFIF; the protein is encoded by the exons ATGAGCGGGCCTCGAGCAGTTCTCTGTTTAGTGGAGGAAGATGACCGGGATTTGTCGCGGCGGGAAGCAGTGAACCGTTTAAAGACACGCTTTCTAGAAGCGCTCACGCGTAACGATGCAGCTGAGGTTGCAAAAATCCTTCGCACCACCAGCATTGACATAGACGCTGTGTTAGACGTGGAGGACCGCGATATGATCCTTGCGTCGTATAAGCAAG GTTACTGGCTACCAAGTTATAAGTTGGAGACATCCTGGGCGATGGGTCTTCACGTGTGTATGATGTACAATGCTTTGGAGAGTGCCGTAGTTCTTCTGCAGAATGGGGCAGCGGTCAACAGGAAACCTAATGGGAAGACCCCTCTACATGTGGCCTGTACGGTGTCTAATGCTGACTGTGTGGGACTTCTGCTGGAATGGGGCGCACGGATCAACAGCATGTCgctgagtggacacaccccttTACACTACTGCATTTCAGCAGAGTCTTTGGACTGTGCCAAACATCTTATTCTCAAAG GAGCAAatgtcaacatgcccagtgAGGAGAACCAGGACACCCCTCTGCACACAGCGGCCCGCTTCGGTATCCCTGAGCTGGTGGCTTTATATATCGCTCATGGAGCTGATATTAATGCAGTCAACGGTTACATGGAGACACCTCTGATCACCGCTTCATTCTGGGCCATGGATATTCGCGAACGAACCTATAGCTCAGACCACCATCTCGTCTGCCGGATCCTGTTGGACCACAATGCTAACGTATATTTATATGAGGAAGACAAGAAGACGGCATTGCATAAAGCTTGCTGGAATTGTGACCATGTGCTTATCCAGATGTTGCTGGAGGCCGGTGCCGAGACTAAGgctatggatgtcaatggatgcgCAGCTATACAGTATCTGCTGAAGGTGACGCAGATCAGGCCGTGGGCCATTCCTGAACGCTGCTATCAGCTGCTTCTGAACTACGGAGCAGCCCGAGTGTATCCACCACAGTTTCACAAG GTGTTGCAGGCGTGTCATGAATACCCCAGGGCAGTGGAGGTGATGGTCAATTCATATGAGCATATCAAGCACACTAAAAAATGGAGAACTGCTATTCCTGAAGCTGTATATGAG CGGCACAGGAATTTCTACGACTCTCTGTTTGCCGTCTGCACCAACAATCCACGCACTCTACAGCATCTGGCCAGATGTGCAATACGTGCCGCACTGTCGAAACGCTGTGAATTGGGTGTCCAGCAACTCATTCTTCCTCCATCAGTGAAGAAATACCTACTTCTGGAGCCTGTTGGATTCATATTCTGA
- the asb4 gene encoding ankyrin repeat and SOCS box protein 4 isoform X2 translates to MGLHVCMMYNALESAVVLLQNGAAVNRKPNGKTPLHVACTVSNADCVGLLLEWGARINSMSLSGHTPLHYCISAESLDCAKHLILKGANVNMPSEENQDTPLHTAARFGIPELVALYIAHGADINAVNGYMETPLITASFWAMDIRERTYSSDHHLVCRILLDHNANVYLYEEDKKTALHKACWNCDHVLIQMLLEAGAETKAMDVNGCAAIQYLLKVTQIRPWAIPERCYQLLLNYGAARVYPPQFHKVLQACHEYPRAVEVMVNSYEHIKHTKKWRTAIPEAVYERHRNFYDSLFAVCTNNPRTLQHLARCAIRAALSKRCELGVQQLILPPSVKKYLLLEPVGFIF, encoded by the exons ATGGGTCTTCACGTGTGTATGATGTACAATGCTTTGGAGAGTGCCGTAGTTCTTCTGCAGAATGGGGCAGCGGTCAACAGGAAACCTAATGGGAAGACCCCTCTACATGTGGCCTGTACGGTGTCTAATGCTGACTGTGTGGGACTTCTGCTGGAATGGGGCGCACGGATCAACAGCATGTCgctgagtggacacaccccttTACACTACTGCATTTCAGCAGAGTCTTTGGACTGTGCCAAACATCTTATTCTCAAAG GAGCAAatgtcaacatgcccagtgAGGAGAACCAGGACACCCCTCTGCACACAGCGGCCCGCTTCGGTATCCCTGAGCTGGTGGCTTTATATATCGCTCATGGAGCTGATATTAATGCAGTCAACGGTTACATGGAGACACCTCTGATCACCGCTTCATTCTGGGCCATGGATATTCGCGAACGAACCTATAGCTCAGACCACCATCTCGTCTGCCGGATCCTGTTGGACCACAATGCTAACGTATATTTATATGAGGAAGACAAGAAGACGGCATTGCATAAAGCTTGCTGGAATTGTGACCATGTGCTTATCCAGATGTTGCTGGAGGCCGGTGCCGAGACTAAGgctatggatgtcaatggatgcgCAGCTATACAGTATCTGCTGAAGGTGACGCAGATCAGGCCGTGGGCCATTCCTGAACGCTGCTATCAGCTGCTTCTGAACTACGGAGCAGCCCGAGTGTATCCACCACAGTTTCACAAG GTGTTGCAGGCGTGTCATGAATACCCCAGGGCAGTGGAGGTGATGGTCAATTCATATGAGCATATCAAGCACACTAAAAAATGGAGAACTGCTATTCCTGAAGCTGTATATGAG CGGCACAGGAATTTCTACGACTCTCTGTTTGCCGTCTGCACCAACAATCCACGCACTCTACAGCATCTGGCCAGATGTGCAATACGTGCCGCACTGTCGAAACGCTGTGAATTGGGTGTCCAGCAACTCATTCTTCCTCCATCAGTGAAGAAATACCTACTTCTGGAGCCTGTTGGATTCATATTCTGA
- the pdk4 gene encoding pyruvate dehydrogenase kinase, isozyme 4: MKFAQIMLKNSSKLNIPKQVDRFSKYSPSPLSMKQFIDFGSANACEKTSFMFLRQELPVRLANIMKEIDFLPDKLLGTPSLKLLQSWYAQSLMELVDFLEKDPEDKKILTKFTETLINVRNRHNNVVPTMAQGVLEYKEAFGVDPVTNQNVQYFLDRFYMSRISTRMLMNQHTLIFDGSTNPAHPKHIGSIDPNCDVVEVVKDAYESAKMLCDQYYLTSPEVEIKQVNFKGPNDPIHMVYVPSHLYHMLFELFKNAMRATVETHETSLHLPPIKVRVSLGREDLTIKMSDRGGGVPLRKIERLFSYMYSTAPSPVTEDTRNAPLAGFGYGLPISRLYAKYFQGDLQLYSMEGYGTSAVIYLKALSTESIERLPVFNKSALRHYQTSTEADDWCIPSSEPKKLGKYEFSV; encoded by the exons ATGAAGTTCGCCCAGATCATGCTGAAGAACAGCTCAAAGCTGAACATACCTAAACAGGTGGACAGATTTTCAAAGTACTCTCCGTCCCCGCTGTCAATGAAGCAGTTCATTGACTTTG GATCTGCCAATGCCTGTGAGAAGACCTCCTTTATGTTTTTGAGGCAAGAGCTTCCCGTCCGGTTAGCCAACATTATGAAGGAGATAGACTTCCTCCCGGACAAACTGCTCGGCACTCCTTCACTGAAGCTGCTTCAAAGCTG GTATGCGCAGAGTCTGATGGAGCTTGTTGACTTTTTGGAGAAAGACCCTGAGGATAAAAAAATCCTGACTAA ATTCACAGAAACGCTGATCAATGTCAGGAACAGGCACAACAATGTGGTGCCCACCATGGCACAGGGAGTGCTGGAGTACAAGGAGGCCTTTGGCGTGGATCCTGTGACCAATCAGAACGTCCAATATTTTTTGGACCGCTTCTACATGAGCCGAATCTCCACACGCATGCTGATGAATCAGCACA CATTAATCTTCGATGGCAGCACCAATCCAGCCCACCCCAAACACATTGGCAGTATCGACCCAAATTGTGATGTTGTGGAGGTTGTAAAAG ATGCCTATGAAAGTGCCAAGATGCTGTGTGATCAGTACTACTTGACTTCTCCTGAAGTGGAAATCAAACAAGTGAACT TTAAAGGACCCAATGACCCTATACATATGGTTTATGTGCCTTCTCATCTGTACCACATGCTCTTTGAGCTCTTCAAG AATGCAATGAGAGCAACTGTGGAAACCCATGAGACCAGCCTACATCTCCCACCAATCAAAGTAAGAGTTTCTCTAGGAAGAGAAGATCTGACCATCAAG ATGTCTGACAGAGGAGGTGGGGTTCCTTTGAGGAAAATCGAAAGGCTTTTTAGTTACATGTATTCAACTGCACCGAGTCCTGTGACTGAAGACACTCGTAATGCTCCCCTG GCTGGTTTTGGCTATGGTCTTCCTATTTCCCGCCTATATGCCAAGTACTTCCAGGGAGATCTGCAGCTCTACTCTATGGAGGGATACGGCACATCGGCAGTCATATACTTAAAG GCCTTATCCACTGAATCAATAGAGAGGCTTCCTGTGTTCAACAAGTCAGCGTTACGGCATTATCAAACAAGCACGGAGGCGGATGACTGGTGCATCCCGAGCAGTGAACCCAAGAAACTGGGAAAGTACGAGTTCAGTGTTTGA